The Raphanus sativus cultivar WK10039 chromosome 2, ASM80110v3, whole genome shotgun sequence DNA segment TTATATAACTTTATATCATCTCTGCTTCTTTGTGGACAGACGCTTCAAGAACTCATAGGTTGTGATCATGGTTGTTGCAGACATTGACATTGAGATCTACCTTGGTCCTAGCCCTCTGTAACAAACCCCGAACCCACCTCCTTCCGTCATCAAGCTCTTCACCGTCGGCATCACTGTCATTGCTCGTCTCCTCCCGTTCTCCTCCGTGTCTAAAACCTGCAGCCTCGTCTTGATTGTGTCTACCGGCATAGTTATCAAAGCTGAGCAACCACTTGCTTTGGCTGCACTCAGCGCTTGAACCACCATCGAGCCACGACCTTCTTCCTTACGGCCACTGAACCGAGACCAAATCTTTTTCTGAGCAATACACTTATAACTCCTATTCTCTCACTCAAACTCTCCATGTATGGTTCCAATAACATGACTCtaattacagaaaaaaatatgcAGTACTCAAAGGTTGATACTCACTAAAATATGTTACAgctagagagaaaaaaatgtgGGAAAAAAGTCATCACAGACCTTGGGATTGGGTGGGTTGTCAAACTGTTGGAGCATGTAGGAGTGGGGAGTGTTCTTCAAGATCTCTTCAGCCTTCTGAATAGCTCCAGTCATGCCTTCTGAATAGAACTCTCACTCCGTTTCACTGTTGGTTCAAACCACCACAGGTGGCAATTGCCAAGTATCGATCATTTCTCGTCACTGCTTTCGAATCTGCAGATAAATAACACTAATAGTCAATGCCTGATTCAGTAGCCTAATCTAAAGTTTCCTACTTTGATAAGATCAGTGACACAACAATTGAATACTAATAAAAGGGTTACGCACTTGCAGACTTGGTGGTAGCATTGCTGCATCCATAAAAGAACTCAGCGTCTCGATTCTGACCTCGATTTTGACCTCGAGAGAGTTGATCCTGGTGGACAGGACTCTGGCGAGCCACTGACATGCGAGAGGGTTGAAGAAGTGGCATCCAGGCTTGGCTATATGCTCGACTCGGCCCCAACGCTCGATGACACCGACGCTCGCTTGATCGACGCAACCTCCGAGTAGAAGATGAAGAATTAGGATGGACTTGTAGAAATTCTTTATCGTCTTCATCATGATTTCCAATCCAATCGATTTCGTTTTCACCGTGAGCCTCTGGATCTATCAGGAATGATGGTTTCACCGTGAGACAGAGATGTCGGAACTCGACCATGACTTGACGACGACGATGGATCAAGAGGAAAGAGACGATGTATACAGAGAGAAGAAGGTATAAGGTAGGGTTAATTTTGTCTTTTACACATTAATGAAaagtgtatttgtgaaaatatcATTCTATTGATGGTATTGTTGAATTGTGGTACTACACAAAGTGTAGTTATAAAATTTCTCCTTTTATCTATgcattatatataaactataaatatcaATAACTATAATAAACAACCAATAATTACAATAGCCCAAAATAATCTACTAATCAAAATGGATTTTGATAGCAAATTAAATAActgttttttaaaaacataatctcAAAATAGATGTTATTTTGTGtccaaactattttttttttataattcatgttttcaaacaaaattaaaaggtacttatattttaataagatagatttatttaataaatagacTATAGCTTCATAAGTTTAGATTATGAAGTGAAGGTCAATATAGTtgtatattgaaaatataaacgCAAGTGCCTGCAAAACTTGTGTTCCGAGAGTTTCCTATCATTCTATTGTGTGCTTTAACTCATCAGTGACCAATTTTATAGTGTCATAAACAAATATAATGGTTTGCATTTAGTACTATTGCTATGTCGTTGTATTGATTCATACACATGCGTTGTTgaaaaacacacaaacaaatGTAAAATGATGTGTTCAACAATTAAGTTATCTACTTTAATGTAAGAATGAAATGAATTTAATCATAtgctttattttaattttcttgttaTTCAATAGCTAAAACTAAACTATGTGCAAAATTATTATATGATAAACAATGACATAATAAactactatattttattttatgtgttcACCTATTaagaataaatcataatttatatacaaactttctcaaaaaaattatttatatacatatccTGCCATTTTTGataaaagtattaaattaaaatcACGTGACAAGTTACGAGATATACACAATTTTGAAAAGTAAAGAGAAACATGTTTAATAAGGAGATGCATAATCTTTTCTCAAATAAATAGGATTAAGCATAttcttattttttgaaaatatatggctTTTGGAAAATAAGGAGAGACAGAATTAAGAACAGCTTTAACTATAACAACCTTACTATATATTGATTCGTGCTTCGAAAACGCGGATTTTCCTTGGACTGTAAAAAAGTTCAATATGAATTAGTATTTCGGGTTGTACATCGTTATGTTACAAAATCTgtattatatcaaaataaagaatttctttaaagttatataatttaggTATTAGTTTATCTGAGATTTTGTATGTATATCTTATGTAGCTTTCTCCGAAGTATggaaaatatattatgattcaAAAAGTCAACCGAcccaaaaatatatgtttggttCGGATCCAAGTACATGCAAACACATAGTTGCTATTTTTTGGACATGTGTGTCTCGGTTTAGGTCTGGATCCTACCGAGGCCCGAATCAATTCCCAAAGTATGCgaaatattttgtgtatattaggTTTATTTGGTACTCcagatatatttttggtattacatatattcttttaacTTTCAAGTTCGGGTTTTCGATTATAGTTTTGAGTTTcaggtaaaattttaaaattgtaaaatgtattttagatatttagataatttttggTTCACCAGGTCAGATCTTgggtaaaattattttttttacttttggaATATATCGGagtattttttgggttttgaaatattttggttatttgtttGGGTTTTTGGGTGTTTGTTCGGGGTTTGGTTGTTTTTGGGGTTTTCTGGTACTTCGGACTTTTTTGAGGGCTACATATTGGAACCAATCCAAACCcgataaaattatttacatgtattttatatgtattaaatTATAGGTCCAAACTGATCTAGACACGAAAAGAAACCTACCCCTACCTATCCAAAATACCCAAATGCTCAAGCttactctattttaatatattttgtatgcaTTTTATAAACGTTACATTTGTTAAATCGGTGACCTTTAAGATTTTTTTAGCATATTTTCAGTTAacttaatagtataaatttgtAGGAGTttcaatatattaaaacttatcttacataataattttttaatattaacatttttataaaaagtcaATCTAAcgtaatataaataattttattctaacatatgatttgttaaagtgtttttataatattgttttgtaAATATTCGGAGATACTGATAATAATAACATACAAATAAACTTGGATGAGAGAGGTAATTCAAAGTAttgaaagaaaatttatatgaagaaataaaatgttCATATCAAAATCAATGTATAATACAGTACTTGTCGatctttaaacaaaaaaaaagaatctaccgagatatcaaattattatttaagaaaaaaaagatatcaaataataataagagaTCTTAAATTAATGATCGACAAAGTACTATTGTTTCTGTCGTTGTTGTATTCAATGTATCATGCATCAGTATGGTAACTAACAATAATGTTATATAGTTAGAGAAAATAAATGTAGGTTCATAAAACATTAATGAATAGGTCCaaacaactttcataaatttattaaagtttCACAGGACTTATCCAATATCTAGACCTTCTACTTATATTTTGGAAAGACCTCTTACTTAGCCATGGTGAACGGACTTGGTTTCACcgtaaaagaagaagaagtaaaaagacattctttttagtttttgctGAGAAAGATGAGAAGTTGTGCTTAACGTCGTAGATATGTGAATATGTTACTGTTAACGTTAATAGCATATAAGGGATGATGAGTGTCTTTGTTAATGTTATTTGATATAATTAGGTCGATGAAGGTGTTTATCATATAACAAAGTCTTTCTTACTTGTATGTTTGAGTTAATATAACGTTGTCTAGAGAACTGAAATTAGACtaacaaattattaaatcaattataatGATAACACCTCATCAAAATTGAGACATAATTAAGCGACACATCAACATGCTTCAAttgtaaatattacaaaatataaggttactattttttaaatgattctcaattaatatataggggattaacTACGAACcggaaaacaaacaaaagttaaTTAACATGAGAGAGTTATGTGGAATAAACATTTGTTCTCCATGGTATTTACATATAATAGGGTTAATAAATGTTATATAAGACTCTAGTAATATGACCAAGCTTGAAACAAAGTAGAAAATTCTAATGTGCAAAGTAAAAAGAAAGTGTTGATACAAATTTTTGTTGCTTTTATTGTCGAGTCCGTATAGTCTCAGTAGATAGCTTAGAATGTCTTAATTTGCTTGAAGTAAAAGCAAACCTTGCAGTGGTTCACAGTGTGAAACCGATTTTCAATAGCTTCATACGTGTAGGTTGCTGCAGTCATGTTCCCACCAATGTTTTTCAGCGAGCCACGGAGGTTGTGTCGTAGTCGAACTTGTAACTgcatatatgttatatgaatGAGAGAAATTTCATGTTTATGTAATGTTCTGAACACTTACACATATATGTATGGTGATGAGAGGAATTTATATGTACCTTGAGCAGCCATAATAGGAACCGTAGGTGAATTAGGTGAAACCCTGGTTTGTACCTGGATTAGGATAAAGGGATGAAGGatctaatttatttgttttctggTTCAAATTCAAGCAGTAGCAAATGTAAATGGCTGGTAGATTTAGGTAAGGAACATATAGACAGGATGATAGAATCTGGATATACCTTGGATACCAGCAGCTCTTTTTCCTACTCATTATATGATGGCGAGTAGCCGGAGCAACCTTTCATGAAGGCACTGCAAATGTAACAATTTCAGCTAACTTTAGGCTCCTTTGATAGAGTAGATTGTTGGTTTAGTTTAAgttgtttggttttaatttaattgtatCGTGTAATAATTAATTGTAACAATAATTCGATATGGTCCATAAATTTTATGTAACacattaataaatttgaaacaGTTAAAACTTAAATAACAATTTCGATAGTAGATAACTTTAagactttatttatatatataaaggagTACACTGTCGAGCTTTTGAACATAATGTTTCAAAAGATCAATAGTGAACGCAGAAGATAAATCACCAGTTCTAATGCTTGAGACAATTACAGTGGTGTGAAATGTCAAAAAAATGCCAAAGCTCATTCGTTCAAAGTTCATGTACACTTAATttgatcgatttttttttttgaaaaaaacatgaaaaacttCATAGTGTATGGTTCATAAAAGCATGTATTgttgtcaaaaataaaaaataataaatgaaaaaataataaaataataaaataataaaataataaaaagcaTGTATATACTCGATATCGAAAGATGTTCTTCCCGTGCGGGATTGGATAAACGGACTTgtatcattaaaattatttacaatggggtgtttaataaaatattcaacaGTTGAATCATTACAATGAGAATGTTGAAAAATGAGAATGTTGAAAAATGAAATCTGATGATGTGAACTAAATGTGTTGAAAATATTCAACTAGTTGAATAAGAAGAAAGTGGAAACCACCAACGACACgctcattttttttaaagatttttgaCATTTTCATATTCACTTtgttatttaaaactaataatcttgttataaattaaataatttatttttcaatacaaaaatttatcattttaaattctCTGCCAACATAGACTaagtttatttaatatgaatACTAAGAAAAATAATCATTAAATTGTAAAGTAGAGCgttgaatttt contains these protein-coding regions:
- the LOC108849839 gene encoding uncharacterized protein LOC108849839 is translated as MVEFRHLCLTVKPSFLIDPEAHGENEIDWIGNHDEDDKEFLQVHPNSSSSTRRLRRSSERRCHRALGPSRAYSQAWMPLLQPSRMSVARQSPVHQDQLSRGQNRGQNRDAEFFYGCSNATTKSANSKAVTRNDRYLAIATCGGLNQQ